A window of Hyperolius riggenbachi isolate aHypRig1 chromosome 1, aHypRig1.pri, whole genome shotgun sequence contains these coding sequences:
- the LOC137553122 gene encoding protein FAM240B-like: MDLKSILSRREIMAHDADGLKNFFEKKIEKQTMEHQIEDARKGKSALSKLREEWKQRLEHRINMLNSLQEEQKRQLYGIQPEPKANTAA, encoded by the exons ATGGATCTGAAAAGTATTCTGAGTCGTCGTGAAATAATGGCCCATGATGCTGATgggttaaaaaacttttttgaaaaGAAAATAGAAAAACAAACGATGGAGCATCAAATTGAAGATGCACGAAAAGGCAAAAGTGCTCTTTCAAA ATTGCGAGAGGAATGGAAACAAAGGCTGGAGCACAGAATTAACATGTTAAACTCTCTCCAAGAAGAACAAAAGAGGCAACTCTATGGAATACAACCTGAGCCCAAAGCAAACACAGCGGCATAG